One Siniperca chuatsi isolate FFG_IHB_CAS linkage group LG8, ASM2008510v1, whole genome shotgun sequence DNA segment encodes these proteins:
- the cetn4 gene encoding caltractin gives MASNYRKPAPSASQRKKAGPKIELTEEQKQEIKEAFDLFDTDGTGTIDVKELKVAMRALGFEPKKEEIKKMIADIDKEGSGTIDFSDFLSMMTLKMSEKDSKEEIMKAFRLFDDDCTGRISFKNLKRVAKELGENLTDEELQEMIDEADRDGDGEVNEQEFLRIMKKTNLY, from the exons ATG GCTTCAAATTACCGAAAACCAGCTCCTTCGGCTAGCCAAAGGAAAAAGGCAGGTCCCAAAATCGAACTGACCGAGGAGCAAAAGCAAGAAATTAAGGAGGCTTTTGATCTCTTTGACACAGATGGAACTGGAACAATAGACGTGAAGGAGCTAAAG GTTGCCATGAGAGCTCTTGGGTTTGAaccaaagaaagaagaaatcaaGAAGATGATTGCAGACATTGATAAAGAGGGCTCTGGAACAATTGACTTCAGTGACTTTCTCAGTATGATGACACTGAAAATG AGTGAAAAGGACTCCAAAGAAGAAATAATGAAGGCTTTTCGGCTGTTTGATGATGACTGCACAGGAAGAATCTCATTCAAAAATCTGAAGAGAGTTGCCAAGGAGCTGGGTGAAAACCTCACTGATGAAGAATTACAG GAAATGATTGACGAGGCAGACCGAGATGGAGATGGTGAGGTCAACGAGCAGGAGTTCTTAAGGATAATGAAGAAGACCAATCTTTACTGA